CCATCGCTatggtcctgaataaagtcttccttaccaTGCTTTAACAAGCATCATTGAATAACTTTTTGTTTAACAATGGGTAGTCATGGCCCAGGTAAGAGGGACGTGGTGTCCGCTCCTGGAGCTGCAAGGCTCCTGGgggctttttgttttggtttggttttgtctttGTGTGCAACGTGAGAAAAAGCCATTGATGCAGGCTTTAGCATGCTGGGAAGGAACAGTCAAGAATCCAGTGACGCTGGTAATAACTGTGAAATGGAACAAGTGCCACTGTATTTatctaaatgtaaattttaaaactgggaaCAGCAAATCCATTCTACAGTGAGGGCCGCTTGGCCAGTAACAATGATTTCATTTTCAGGTGCAGTCAAAGCCCTATGGCTCCACCGCAAGGGTCCAGCCCTTACCACTGCCAAGAACTACAACTCCCAGCCGGAGGGAGGTCTTTGCGCCTGCGGCCTGGCGCCCTACGCCTACACTTCCCAGAGAACCTAGCGGTTACGCTAACGCGCGCGTGCGCCTTTGCGCGCCTCTCATTTCCCACTCGAGTTTGACCTACAGCTGCCCGAGAGAAGATGGCCGCCCCAGCAGTGTCCGGGCTCTCCCGGCAGGTGAGAGAAACATGATCCTGAGAGCCAGTGGTGGGATCCCTGCTGGGGTGATCGGTACCAAACCCCGAGCACCAGGGTGCGATGCTTCGGCTGGGGAAGTCTGGCAGTCTTCAAGGTCATGGGACCCGGCAAGTGGGAGCGACTCAGGACGACCCAGCGTTTGTCCCCCGGGATGCCTATGGGACGGGGCGGAAGGCGCGGGGCTGTGCGTGCCGTGACCTTGGCATCCTCCGAGCACAGCCCCAGGAAGCTGCTAGCCTGAGGGGCGCAGGAGAGGGGGTCTGCCGTTTGCTGAATTCCGGGGAAGGGGCGTGGCCTAGCCCCCAAATCAGCTTCCTTTGCCATTGGGGTAAAACCTGTCAGAGATCACTTACTAGTAATGCTAAGGAGTATTTGTAAAACACATTTCacagttttataaatgaaatgagGCCGAAAAGCTTAAATGAGTCTTTGACTGCTCAGCCAGTAAGTGGtagaactgagatttgaacccacaGAATCACCCAGAAGATGGAGTTTGAAAAAGTTTTATGCTCTTTGTACTGAATATCACCATGGTGCTTTACATATCATGACCCCTTCCTGGCATCTTAGGTAATTTTTACATAAGCGTTACAAAGTCTTAATCCTCACAAGCAGTTTTGATAAAACACATTCCATAGCTGGAAGTATTTGAAGGTGACCTGCGATCTGTGACCTGTGCGCTTGCAGGTGATACTTAAACTGTAAGACTGTCTCTCAGAGGTAGGGCCTCTTGTCAGATCGAACTCTGCGGCAGTACTCAAAAAATCCATCTTTATTTTCAGATAGCATTTGGATTCCAAGGAGGGTACATCTGTTGCAAATGATCTGCTCAAGGGTGTGGTAATAGGAACGCCAGAATTttggttaaatatttttgaaacgtGCACTCCTTGGAAGTTAGTGTTTCTCTGTTATACGGGTGTGCTAGCCTTGGTCCATTCCTAGCGAGCTAGGAGGTTAGTGAGAAGATGATTTCCCAGGCAACTTGGGATAATCCTCGTTCGGTAAGTTTACTCCTTAGTAATAATAAGTAGCTCATCCTCATGTAATATGTGAAGATACAAAGAGACAAAACTAATGCCTTTAAGGTCAttaaaaatttgttgttgttattgagttACGTGCAGAAATTCTTCAAGTAATCTTGTTtgatctattttcctttattgCTTCAAGGTGCGATGTTTCAGTACCTCTGTGGTCAGACCATTTGCCAAGCTTGTGAGGGTATgttaatttatattcttctgtaaTGATAAGCACGTGAAAAGTGTTAGTCAAACAGCAGTACAGTTAGGGCATGGATTTTTGTGTAGTTACTATCTAAACCTTTCTGCACGACTTGTGGTTCCCaaaatgtgatgtgtgtgtagGGTGTGGAAAGGAATGGCGTTGAATACTTGCTTTGTGACAGGCCCATGCATAATCTTTCaatatgaaaactttttttttaatcatttgtttttccattaaCCCTCTAAAATAGGGAAGctaacatttacttattttttaatgaaagaaacagGTTTAACAAAATGACATGCCCAAGTTATCACAGGAAATTATTACAGGAGTTGATATTAAAATCAAGGTACCTTGGTTTCTAATGCAATTCTGTTGCAATTCTCTATGTTCCATTCTGGTTAGGAATATCCATACTCTTCACACTCTTTCTCTCCAGTAGGAGAGAAAGGAGGCTCACTATTTCAGAGAGTTGCCAGTCCCTTTCTTTTCAAACCGGAAGTAGTCCAGTTGACCCTGGATAAAGAGGACTATTAGTGACACATAATAAATGAAGTTCCCCAGAAGGCCCCCAGAAGTGATACATGACTAACAGCTGGTAACAACCCTGTTGGAACATGAAGTCTGACTCCATTTCTGtggtttattttgaaattctttatttGATTAAGGAAAGTTCCCGTGTGATAGAGAATTGAATCAACTGTCAGGAAGCAGGAACTTCTCTAAGATTTGCTGGGTCAACTATCCTACCCACACTTTTCCCCACCAAATCACCAGTGAGCCAGTCCTCCCCTTGGAAAAATCGGGTAAAGGAAAGATCATAATACCAGCCTATGTCCTTAATGAACCCACATCAGGTggaattaggaaaaataattatcatgTCCTGTCCTCATTACCAGCCCCAAATCTCAAATCGAATGACCAAAATCATTTTGTCCTTCGTGTGAGAGCTTAAAAACCTCATAACAGTGTTAAGGAGTAACTGgtcttcccattttacaaaaaGGGAAGCTGAAGCCCTGGGAAAATGTACCTGAGGTTACTCAGCTTAGTCCTAGAGCTGGACTGGAGCTAAATCTTTCTCATCCAAGCTTGAGCCTTCCCACTACAACCATACAGCACCACTAAGAACCTGTAGTTACACACTGATGGTAGAAAAAAAGTCTGTAGTTTActgtgaaaaataattcaagcaTCAGGTTTTTTGTGAACTGCCAAAGGGCTATGTTAAATTGAACATCGCTAGGGAGGCTATGTAAGGGAAAATGTATAGTGTCAGTATGAAATGTATAAAAGTATATTTGTGTGTTTCATAAACACTTGTTTTCCTAGCTCTAACATACTCGAAACTGTCTATCAGTGTTCACAGCCTCCCATACTTGAAACTAAATAGTTACTGAGTTTAAAGGAAACATAAGCTCATCTCAAAATTAAAGTATAAGTAATTGATAAAGGTAGTAAACCTGGAAGGGACTTTAGACACTGCCTACTAAgcccctcattttatagatgaggaattgGAGGCTTAAAGATTTGAGTGCCCTGACCAAGGAAACATCCCTAATTTACTTGCAAATTGCCATTTAGGGCAGCTCTTGGGTGACACATTTAAACTGTTTTGTGTTaaagagatatattttttaaaatataaattttaaattctgctGTTGACAGTATACTATTAActgattttcctttttgcttcctCTCCTATTTCACCTTTTCTTTAAAGCCTCCTGTTCAGGTATACGGTATTGAAGGTCGCTATGCCACAGCTCTTTATTCTGCTGCATCAAAACAGAATAAGTTGGAGCAAGTAGAAAAGGAGTTGTTGAGAGTAGCAGTAAGTAGCTTTCCTATTCATTACATATTAAGTTcctgtttgtatattttttcctttggttgtttGACTGCATTCCTAATGAGGTGAATCCTACAAGAAAAAGAACTGGGAAAAAGCCATTTTCTGTAAACATGTTTTTAGTGATAATAttaggtttttattattataagacatataaaaagaacaaacagaTACATATAAGGATATTAATATTAGGAACCAAGATTTGGGGCTAAGAAAagatagaaatgtaaaattaaaatagatgatAATTTAGGAAAATTGCTATTTCAGTGGAGAATTTAAAAGCTACCTTTAAAAATCTATACTTATAACTGGGCACggtgctcacacctataatcccagtactttgggcggccgaagtgggtggatcaggaggtcatgagtttgagaccagcctgggcaacatagtgaaaccccatctctactaaaaactacaaaaaattggcGGGGCATGGtagtgaacacctgtaatcccagctactccagaggctaaggcaggagaattgcttgaacctgggaggccaaggttgcagtgagccgagatcgcaccgttgcactccagcctggatgatggtgcaagactgtctcacaaaaaaaaaagattatatgcttaaatacattaaaatacgCAGTCAAGTGAAGTTTTGGCTGCTTAGTGTTTTATAATCTTtcttgaaaagcaaaaataaatttaagaaatttcatacagtatttctaaatttttttgaggaacatcATTCTATCGTATATAAAATCCTGGTGCAGTGCAGTGTATTCTGAAAGGCAGTCAGAAAATTGATGATAGTATTTTTGTTATAAGTTCTTTGGCAGTGCTaatttaattcataaaatatttaattcataagAAAGTGTGTGtatggccaggcccagtggctcatgcctgtaatcccagcactttgggaggccgaggtgggtggatcacttgaggtcaggagtttaagaccagcctggccatttctactaaaaatagaaaaattagtcagacatggtggtgcacgcctgtaatcccagctattcaggaggctgaggcaggaggaatcattcacttgaacccaggatgcagaggttgcatgagccaagattgtgccactgcactccagcctaggcgacagagcaagactttgtctccaaaaaagaagaaagtgtgtGCATGGCACATCCTTCATTTGTGctctaaaaaatttaagaaatttttttttatactttcagcAAATCCTGAAGGAACCCAAAGTGGCTGCTTCTGTTTTGAATCCCTATGTGAAGCGTTCTATTAAAGTGAAAAGCCTAAATGACATCACAGCAAAAGAGAGGTTCTCTCCCCTCACCACCAACCTGATCAGTGAGTATTAGAACTTTTTCATTTGAGGTGTCTTAAAACTGTGACTGGAAATGTGGT
The Piliocolobus tephrosceles isolate RC106 chromosome 19, ASM277652v3, whole genome shotgun sequence genome window above contains:
- the ATP5PO gene encoding ATP synthase subunit O, mitochondrial produces the protein MAAPAVSGLSRQVRCFSTSVVRPFAKLVRPPVQVYGIEGRYATALYSAASKQNKLEQVEKELLRVAQILKEPKVAASVLNPYVKRSIKVKSLNDITAKERFSPLTTNLINLLAENGRLSNAQGVVSAFSTMMSVHRGEVPCTVTTASPLEEATLSELKTVLKSFLSQGQVLKLEAKIDPSIMGGMIVRIGEKYVDMSVKTKIQKLGRAMREAL